The following is a genomic window from Dehalogenimonas sp. 4OHTPN.
CCTGAATTACCCAGGCTGACAAAAGAGCTTCATGAGAAGTGGCGTTCTTATAACATCCTGCTCACTAACGGGATCGTGATGCCCGACTTAACCGATATCGATCAAGTGATCTTTAGTATCAAGGCTTTCTCCGAAGAAATTTATCGAAAATATACCGGGCGAAACAATAAGTCAGCGTTGAAGAACTTCGCCGAAATCGCCCGAATGGGCAAGAACCTGCACGCAGAAGTAGTTCTGATACCAGAACTTATAGAAGCTGGAGAAATTGAAAAAGTTGCTGAATTTGTCGCCTCTATTGATCCAAATATCCCCTTCCGAATCGATGCATATTTTCCTGTTCCGGAATGCCCGTGGCGGGCTGCTTCGAATACCGAGGTGGAATATGCGGCTGAATTGGCTAAAAAGCATATGAAGCAGGTGACAATCCTCACATTGGATATGAAGCGGATCGGCGATAAAGCGGTGCGTATT
Proteins encoded in this region:
- a CDS encoding radical SAM protein, with protein sequence MDIHIWTKCTLDCRACYTNWELYDFSLYDDATTEIMNRERQTPPDKFLTYDEVINLLTPLKIKYAVFMGTEAALDPELPRLTKELHEKWRSYNILLTNGIVMPDLTDIDQVIFSIKAFSEEIYRKYTGRNNKSALKNFAEIARMGKNLHAEVVLIPELIEAGEIEKVAEFVASIDPNIPFRIDAYFPVPECPWRAASNTEVEYAAELAKKHMKQVTILTLDMKRIGDKAVRIF